Below is a window of Candidatus Flexicrinis affinis DNA.
GTTGGACTCTCCACTCGGTGATCGACCGTTGACCGATATAGACCAAATGTGCTAAAATTTGGCGGTAACATTCCATGCGATAGACTCACGACTATGTATACCACATACGCAGAGAAGGACGATCGAGCGATGGCACCTCGGCGCAAGGCAAAGCAGGACGACGGCGATCTGTTTGACGGCGCCGACGGCGCACCGGTCGAAGAAGGCAAGCGCAAGGCGCTCGAAAGCGCGCTTTCCGACTTGACCAAGCGGTTCGGCGACGGCACGATCGTCGCGCTCGGCGAGGCGACGCACATGGTCGTCGACACCATCCCGACCGGGTCGCTCACGCTGGACATTGCGGTCGGCGTCGGCGGGGTGCCGCGCGGGCGCATCACTGAGATTTACGGGCCGGAGTCGTCGGGCAAGACGACCCTCTGCTTGCACGTGGTGGCCGAAGCGCAGAAGCGCGGTGGCCTGGCGGCGTTCGTCGACATGGAGCACGCGCTCGACCCGACCTATGCGGCGCGTATCGGCGTCGACCTCAATCGCCTGTACGTCAGCCAGCCCGATACCGGCGAGCAGGCGTTGGAGATCACCGAGACGCTGGTGCGGTCCGGCGCGTTCGACATCATCGTGATCGACTCGGTCGCGGCACTGGTCCCGCGCGCGGAAATCGAAGGCGAGATGGGCGACAGCCACGTCGGTCTGCAAGCTCGTCTGATGAGCCAAGCCCTGCGCAAGCTGGCCGGCGCGATCAAGCAGAGCAACGTGTCGGTCATGTTCACCAACCAGATTCGCGAGAAGGTCGGCATTATCTACGGCAGTCCAGAGACTCAGCCGGGCGGGCGCGCGCTCAAGTTCTATGCGACCGTGCGCCTCGACATCCGCCGTGTGCAAGCGATCAAGGTCGCCGGCGAAACGATTGGCAACCGCACCAAGGTGCGCGTGACCAAGAACAAGGTGGCCGCGCCGTTCCGCGAGGCGGAATTCGACATCATGTTCACAGCCGACGAGGCCGGCATCAGCAAGACCGGCGAGATCGTCGACTTAGGGGTGGACCTCGGTATCATCGACAAGCGTGGCGCGTTCTTCCGCTATGGCGAGTTGATGTTGGGGCAAGGGCGCGAGAACGCGAAGGTGTTCCTGCGCGAAAACCCGCAGACGGCCAGCGACATCGAGGCGCAGATCCGGGCCAGCAACGTACGGTTGGCGGTCGGCGGAGACGAGTAGCGATCGCGTGATTTGTGGGCGAGTCCGTCAGCAAACGGCGGATTGAACCACAGAGGACGCGGAGAACACAGAGAAGGACACAGGGCGAGCCCACGGCTCGCCCTGATGATTCCCACGATATCGTGGTCTCCGTCGGACGCGATGTATCGCGCCCCTACGAATCACCGCGCCGGATTGCGGAGCATGCACGCGGGCGACCCGCCGCCGGGTGCGCTGCAGCCTTTGTGGATCAACGTCTTTCCCGTGGACGCGATGTATCGCGTCCCTACGACACCGCGCCGGTTTCGCCCCTCTCCCTCAGGGAGAGGGGGTTGGGGGTGAGGGCTAGTGCCGGTCGCCCCTACGACCCACCGCTGGGTGCGCTGCGTCAGTTCTTGCCCTTACTCATCACTCAAGACTCATCACTCATCACTTCCCCTACCCCCGGCGCGCCTGAGCGAACAGGCTGACGAGCAGTTGGGCGGTGTCGCGCAGATAGTCGATTTGCGCGGGCGAGCCGTCGAACCGGCGCGAGACCAGCGTGCTGCCGATGCCGAACGCGACCGCCCCGGCGCGCACGAAATCCGCGAGGTTCGGATCGTCGATGCCGCCGGTGGGGACGAAATGTACGTCGTCCAGCGGCGCGCGAAGCTGCGCGAGGTACTTCGGGCCGGCCGGCATCGCGGGGAACAGCTTGACGTAGCGCGCCCCTGCTCGAACGGCCGTGCGCACCTCGGTGGCCGTATACGCGCCGGGGATCGGCTCGATGCCCCGCTGGCGCGCGCGTTCGATCACCGGCGGGAACGTGTCCGGCATCACCACGAACTGTGCTCCGGCCCCGACCGCTGCGTCGAACTGCTCGACGGTCAGCACGGTGCCGGCGCCGACCAGCATGCGTCCCTGCCACTGACGCGCCAGTCCGGCGATCATGTCGAGCGCGCCCGGCGAGTTCATCGTGACCTCGACCGCGCGGACACCGCCTTCGTGCAGCGCGGACGCGATCGCGTGGACCTGTGCCGCGTGATCGCCGCGTACGATGGCGATGATGCCGGTCGACGTGATGATCGACATATCGGTCATGGAACATTCCCTTTCAACGCAGCAGTTGGGGCGCTGCCCCAAGCCCCGGCAGGAGTTTGCACTCCTGCACCTCGTCACTCGCGGTTTGATGCCGCATGCGGCATCAAACCGCAGAAACGGGAGTCCAGAGGGCGAAAGCCCTTTGGAAATCGTCTTCTCTTGTTGCCCCTCACCGCCGAAGCAGCGCGGACTGATCGCGCATGACGCGCTCGACCTCGGCGCGGGTGACGAAGGCGATATCGCCGGCCAGCGACAATTTTAGCGCGGCGAGCGCGGCGGCAAAACGCAGGGCGGTCTCCAGCGGTGCGCCGGCCCGCAGTTGGTCGATCACGCCGGACGTGAAAGCGTCACCTGCGCCTAGGCGGTCGATGATCGTGGTCGGCACGGCGTCGACATGATGCGCCGTCGTACCGTCATACGCCGCCGCACCCTGCTCGCCGGACGTCACGATCACCGTACCGCCCCAGCGGTCGTGCAGTATGTGCGCGACATCGCCCAACTCGCCTTTGACGCCAAACAGCGCATCGGCGTCACGGCGGGCGACGAACGTGATGTCGGCAGCTTTGCACAACGGTTCGAGGGCCGCGCCGGCGGTCTGCGGCGGCCACAGCAGCGCGCGATAGTTGACGTCGAACGAGACTGTCAGGCCGGCAGCGCGCGCGCGGTCGAGCGCGGCGCGTACGGTCTGCGCACACGTGTCGCTCAACGCCGGCGTAATGCCAGTGAGATGCAGCCAGCGCGCCTGCTCGATCCATCCGGCCGGGACGTCCTCGGGGCGCATCAGGCTGGCGGCCGAGTGCTTGCGGTCGTACCAGACCTGAATCCCGCGCGGTGACGGCCCCAGCTCCACGAAATAGAGCCCAAGCCGCGCCTTCGGATCGAACGCGACGGCGTCGCAGTCGACGCCGTAGCCGCGCATGGTGCGCACGAGTTGATGTCCGAGCGGGTTGTCCGGCACGCGCGAGAACCACGCCGCACGATGGCCGAGCCACGCGAGGTTGGCCGCCACGGTCGACTCGGCGCCGCCGAAGCTGATCGCCAGCGTTTCGGCCTGACCGAGGCGCAGCGGCGGCGGCGGAACGATCCGCAGCATGGTCTCGCCCAGTGTCACGACATCGAAGCGGCGTGGTTCGTTCATCGTCACACGCTGGCGACGACCCGCCGCGTCGCCGCGTCGTCGATCATCTTGAAAATGTCGTACTCCGGCACGTAGCCGAGCACGTCCATG
It encodes the following:
- the recA gene encoding recombinase RecA, with protein sequence MAPRRKAKQDDGDLFDGADGAPVEEGKRKALESALSDLTKRFGDGTIVALGEATHMVVDTIPTGSLTLDIAVGVGGVPRGRITEIYGPESSGKTTLCLHVVAEAQKRGGLAAFVDMEHALDPTYAARIGVDLNRLYVSQPDTGEQALEITETLVRSGAFDIIVIDSVAALVPRAEIEGEMGDSHVGLQARLMSQALRKLAGAIKQSNVSVMFTNQIREKVGIIYGSPETQPGGRALKFYATVRLDIRRVQAIKVAGETIGNRTKVRVTKNKVAAPFREAEFDIMFTADEAGISKTGEIVDLGVDLGIIDKRGAFFRYGELMLGQGRENAKVFLRENPQTASDIEAQIRASNVRLAVGGDE
- a CDS encoding bifunctional 4-hydroxy-2-oxoglutarate aldolase/2-dehydro-3-deoxy-phosphogluconate aldolase, with product MTDMSIITSTGIIAIVRGDHAAQVHAIASALHEGGVRAVEVTMNSPGALDMIAGLARQWQGRMLVGAGTVLTVEQFDAAVGAGAQFVVMPDTFPPVIERARQRGIEPIPGAYTATEVRTAVRAGARYVKLFPAMPAGPKYLAQLRAPLDDVHFVPTGGIDDPNLADFVRAGAVAFGIGSTLVSRRFDGSPAQIDYLRDTAQLLVSLFAQARRG
- a CDS encoding sugar kinase — protein: MNEPRRFDVVTLGETMLRIVPPPPLRLGQAETLAISFGGAESTVAANLAWLGHRAAWFSRVPDNPLGHQLVRTMRGYGVDCDAVAFDPKARLGLYFVELGPSPRGIQVWYDRKHSAASLMRPEDVPAGWIEQARWLHLTGITPALSDTCAQTVRAALDRARAAGLTVSFDVNYRALLWPPQTAGAALEPLCKAADITFVARRDADALFGVKGELGDVAHILHDRWGGTVIVTSGEQGAAAYDGTTAHHVDAVPTTIIDRLGAGDAFTSGVIDQLRAGAPLETALRFAAALAALKLSLAGDIAFVTRAEVERVMRDQSALLRR